Proteins from one Desmodus rotundus isolate HL8 chromosome 9, HLdesRot8A.1, whole genome shotgun sequence genomic window:
- the NMRK2 gene encoding nicotinamide riboside kinase 2 isoform X1, whose product MKRGCCAPPCWAQPSARESEGRARSPPSLCMEMKCIVGIGGVTNGGKTTLTNSLLKVLPNCCVIHQDDFFKPQDQIAVGEDGFKQWDVLESLDMEAMLNTVQAWMSNPQKFARAHGVAVQADTLDTHILILEGFLLYSYKPLVDLYSRRYFLTVPYGECKWRRSTRTYKVPDPPGLFDGHVWPMYQKYKQEMEANGVEVVYLDGMKSREELFHQVLEDIQNLLLNHS is encoded by the exons ATGAAGCGGGGATGCTGTGCACCTCCGTGTTGGGCCCAACCTAGTGCCCGGGAGTCCGAAGGCAGAGCGAGATCCCCGCCGTCCCTCTGCATGGAGATGAAGTGCATTGTGGGCATTGGAGG CGTGACCAATGGTGGCAAGACCACACTGACCAACAGCCTGCTGAAGGTGCTGCCCAACTGCTGTGTCATCCACCAGGATGACTTTTTCAAG CCCCAGGACCAAATCGCAGTTGGAGAGGATGGCTTCAAGCAGTGGGACG tgcTGGAGTCCCTGGACATGGAGGCCATGCTGAACACCGTGCAGGCCTGGATGAGCAACCCCCAGAAGTTTGCCCGTGCCCACGGGGTCGCTGTCCAAGCAGACACCTTGGACACCCACATCCTCATTCTGGAAGGCTTCCTGCTGTACAGCTACAA GCCCCTGGTGGACTTATACAGCCGACGGTACTTCCTGACTGTCCCCTACGGAGAGTGCaagtggaggaggag TACCCGAACATACAAGGTCCCCGATCCCCCTGGCCTCTTCGACGGCCATGTGTGGCCCATGTACCAGAAGTATAAGCAAGAAATGGAGGCCAATGGCGTGGAAGTAG TGTACCTGGATGGCATGAAGTCTCGTGAGGAGCTCTTCCACCAGGTTCTGGAAGACATTCAGAACTTGCTCCTGAACCACTCCTAG
- the NMRK2 gene encoding nicotinamide riboside kinase 2 isoform X2 yields the protein MKRGCCAPPCWAQPSARESEGRARSPPSLCMEMKCIVGIGGVTNGGKTTLTNSLLKVLPNCCVIHQDDFFKPQDQIAVGEDGFKQWDVLESLDMEAMLNTVQAWMSNPQKFARAHGVAVQADTLDTHILILEGFLLYSYNTRTYKVPDPPGLFDGHVWPMYQKYKQEMEANGVEVVYLDGMKSREELFHQVLEDIQNLLLNHS from the exons ATGAAGCGGGGATGCTGTGCACCTCCGTGTTGGGCCCAACCTAGTGCCCGGGAGTCCGAAGGCAGAGCGAGATCCCCGCCGTCCCTCTGCATGGAGATGAAGTGCATTGTGGGCATTGGAGG CGTGACCAATGGTGGCAAGACCACACTGACCAACAGCCTGCTGAAGGTGCTGCCCAACTGCTGTGTCATCCACCAGGATGACTTTTTCAAG CCCCAGGACCAAATCGCAGTTGGAGAGGATGGCTTCAAGCAGTGGGACG tgcTGGAGTCCCTGGACATGGAGGCCATGCTGAACACCGTGCAGGCCTGGATGAGCAACCCCCAGAAGTTTGCCCGTGCCCACGGGGTCGCTGTCCAAGCAGACACCTTGGACACCCACATCCTCATTCTGGAAGGCTTCCTGCTGTACAGCTACAA TACCCGAACATACAAGGTCCCCGATCCCCCTGGCCTCTTCGACGGCCATGTGTGGCCCATGTACCAGAAGTATAAGCAAGAAATGGAGGCCAATGGCGTGGAAGTAG TGTACCTGGATGGCATGAAGTCTCGTGAGGAGCTCTTCCACCAGGTTCTGGAAGACATTCAGAACTTGCTCCTGAACCACTCCTAG